The genomic DNA CCCCGCGctctccccccaccccccccccccccccccccttctttGCACGCCCAACACTCGATCCACCTGAATCCCATATACAGAGAGGTCCTGTGTATAAATAGCAGCTCGCCTCCACAAATTAGCAAGAAAAGCCCGCGCATTACAGCCCGAGCATCTTGCATAATTTGGCCGTCATCTATCTAGCTAGCGCTGACCCTTGTCTTCACCGCCGGCCGGTCCTTCATCTGACCAGGGTCaacgacgcgccgccgccggtagcTGACAAAACGTACGTCTGGAGCTAGAGTCTGCGAGAAGGGCGATGGCTCAGCCCAAGgccgacgtcgtcgtcgtcccgccggccgccatgccGGAGCCGGACAtcgccgcggagctcgacgcCCTGGCGGCGCGCTCTTCGCCGTCCCCTACTACTacccgcggcgccgcgccggtggcggcgaggccgccgctGGTGGTGGTCGGGCACCGCGGGAGCGGGAtgaacgcgccggcggcgccgccggaggacccgcgggcgcggggcggcgacgTCAGGGAGAACACGCTCCGCTCcttcaacgccgccgccgccggcggcgtcgcctACGTCGAGTTCGACGTCCAGGTACGCGACCGGGATCATTCCGTTTCCCACCCGCGTCTCGGTCTAGCTCGCCGCGGCCGTCAACGTCCGCCGTTGACCACGCCGGTTTTCTTTTAATTCCGTTTGCCAAAAGATGTCGGACCAGTAGTCACGTCAGTCCGTCAGCACTCCGCAGGTTGTGTGTTCGATCTCTGGTCGGAACGAATTTCCGCCTGCGGGTAAAAAAACCCCTCGCCTGCCTCGtgtccaaagcactgtggagcccCGCTTAACTCACAAGATGACGGgccccgtgtacgggtggggcaTGGGTTCAGaggttttcttggcctgctATGAGAAagtcattctacctctcaaacaatgccgtgggggcgATCTTacccccgcaggtcaagttttttttttcttttaatccAAATCCAACGGTGGGTTTGgtttggttggtttggtttggtttggtttgtacACGCACCGACCGTGGCGACGGGGCGCCGCGTGTGCTGGTCCTTGGCGAGCCAGGGTGCTGACACGTGTGTGGGTGGTTGGGTCCGGTCCATTCTGCTGGCCCGGGCTTGACCGGTCCGGTCTAGAAAGATCGGTCCAGCTCTCGAGTTCTTGAGCTCCTCTGCAACAAAGAATGAAACACGGGGCGTGTTTGGTAAACCATCAAATCAAGtttacacaaaaagacgaacgtccgcatgtagtactaaatgaagtctatttgcaaaacctttttagggatgagtgtaactttccgagacgaatctaatgacggtaattaatcgatgattgctacagtgatgctacagtaaccatcctcgaatcacacggtcaaaagcctcattagattcgtctcgcgatttacacgaggGATTGTGGAGgcggttttgtaattagacttcatttgatactctaaattagcggtcaaaacgtgctacagtaattccatgaaaaaaaccaaacacggccacgCTGGCAGGGTTGCTAAACGTGACAGTGATGATTTTATTTAATTTGCAGGTGACCAAGGACGGCTGCCCGGTCATCTTCCACGACAACTTCATCTACACTGAGGAAAACGTAAAAGCCTATTGCCGCTTGCGTTCTGCATCATCCGGCACTCTAATTGTCTACCAAGCCGACCACAATCTAAGCATACATCTCTCAAAGATCTCATGACAAAACTGGAAGTTTCAGGGCGAGATCTCAGGGAAGCGCGTCACCGACCTCGACCTGGACTAGTTCCTCTCCTACGGGCCCCAGAGGAACCCGGACAAGGTACGGTGAACACTGAACATCCACGAACGAGGCCCTAAACGACTTGCCGAATTCAGCAACGTTGGAGCTCACCTCCGTGCTGCATTGGCTTTTGCCGAATTATTGTTCTCATCTGCAGGCCGGGAAGCCGCTGCTCCGGAAGCTCAAGGACGGGAGGATCCTCAGGTGGGAGGCGCGGTCCGAGGACGCGCTCTGCACGCTGCGCGAGGCGTTCGAGGGCGTCGACCGCCGCGTCGGCTTCAACGTCGAGCTCAAGTTCGACGACGACCTCGCCTACAcggaggcggcgctcgccgccgccctgcggGCCGTCCTCGAGGTCGTCTTCGagcacgccggcggccggcccgtCATCTTCTCCAGCTTCCAGCCCGACGCCGCGCAGTTCGTCCGGAAGCTGCAGGACAAGTACCCTGTAAGCCTCGCGCTGCCTGCCACCACACGCAACGCACCATGGTTGAGCTTGAGCACACAGCAGGTTTTCGGACCATGAACAGTGGATGATGTCTGAAACCTGCCCAATTGCTATCGACCAGGTGTACTTCCTGACGAACGGCGGGACGCAGATGTACGCCGACCCGAGGCGGAACTCGCTGGAGGAGGCCGTCAGGCtgtgcgtcgccgccggcctgcaGGGGATCGTGTCGGAGGTCCGGGCGAtcctccggcggccggcggcggtggccgagaTCAAGGAGGCCAAGCTCTCGCTCATGACCTACGGCCAGCTCAAGTGAGCGACCGATCCTTTTTTCGTCCATCCAAGAGTTGTTGCCTATTTTTGCCTAGGAGCTAGCTGAACGCATGGTCGCTGGTGTGTTTTTGCCTCTTGCAGCAACGTGCTGGAGGTGGTGTACGTGCAGCACCTGATGGGGGTGGACGGCGTGATCGTCGACCGGGTGCGGGAGATCGCCGAGGCCGTGTCGgcgttccccgccgccgcgggggagtCGGGCTCCTCCGAAGGCGGCGGCAGGTGCGAGAggctgggggcggcggcggggacgccgaGCTTCTCCACGCCGGAGATGTCCTTTCTGCTCCGGCTCATCCCGGAGCTAGTGCAGTAGCGCGCGTGTTTCTGCCTTTCTGGCCGGGTGATGAATTTTCTGACTCGTTGTAGACTAATTACTCGTTGACTGCTTGGAACTGAAGTCAGCCCCAAATTAAAGGGGCAGATGTTCAGCCATGTCTGTGAATTCTGAGTTGACAGACACTTGGGCTGTTTGTATTTGTGATCCCTCGATCTTTACATGATTTAGAAGAAAGGGCACCAGCGGTTTTATGGTGCGATAATTTTTTTAACGAACTAAAAGAGCtgccgattatattaaaaagaaaataaattcaGACTAgacaaataataaaaaataatatatagaCCAGTTGTATTGGGATCTCAACTCACACCGCATCATGACAATTTAACTCTGAAAAAATGCCaaccggttggattgggacaggCCACATCACTCCACACGACAATAGCACTCCACTCCATAGTGGCAACAAGATCCAAGTCTAAACGCAGTGCTCACCAGCATTCACACTTGTTGGAGATCCACCGCCGAAACCTCCTGCTGTGACCCAACGTCACGAAGGACTTTAGAGAAAACCAGACCCCACCGCATCAAGAAGGCCACCGACATGCAGCATCCATGGCCAAAGTGTCACTGCAACACCACGCTCACTTGATAGGGTGAAAAACATCAGATCTAAACCTCTCGCAGGCTGCCTCGTAGTCACCACATGAAAGCATAAACGCATGGAGACCTCATAACTCCCACTGTTATACTCGACCTCGCTCTCGTAACCTGCAAGAAACACTGCACGCGGAGTCCACGCCATGGAGGCGGTGGAAGAGGCAGTCGCACGACGTCCAGGCGGCGCACCGCGTGAGCCCGTACATTAGGCTGGCGGTGACGGTCCACACACTGACGCCACGACACATGTGGCAGCTCTTCATGTGCTGCTCCCGGCGGCGATGAGAAGGCGCCTCACCGCCGCCATGCCACGCTGGTACAGGTATGGCAGCGCGTGCGGTTGCGTTGAAGATGGTCATCGTGTACTCGTCCTCGAGGAACAAGTTGGGGTCACCGTTGCTGGTAGAGAAGGAAGCAAGTGTTGTGCCAGGCGGGGGATGCTGCGCACTCCATCCACCCGGCAGCGAGCCGGGGGACGCCACGACGAGGCAAGCGATGCGGTTGGGGACTTAGAACTGCTAACCAGATAGCCAAACGTTCAGACCGGTCACAAGTAGAAACCACAGAAAAACCTGAAGAACTTCCCTCCTCAAGCTCTAGGCTAGAGCTTGACGAGGGAAGTCATTAGGATAGAGAGTGCTGGCTTAGGGTATGCTACGGCATACCCTGGCCACCCTTTGGGTCCGCCAGTGGCTCTAGCACGACCCAAACTTGATGTGGTGCCTCTGCATATGATTTCAGATATTATTTCTAACAAGTCCTTACACACATAGAAGGCacacccaagtagatcgaagcAGAAGCACAAATAAAATGCTACAGAACAATAAGTGTCAAATCAAGAATGGACACGAcgatttgttttaccgaagaTCAGATTCACCACAGTAAATCCTATGGTAATCTTCGAAAGTGATCGGAAGAGTGCAAAACATTCTCATTTTCGGATTGCATTACCGATTCTGTTTCCGTTTTCACGGTAACCGCTACAGTTTCCGTTTAGCCACAAAAATCGATAAAATCTCGAAAACGATTTCTGATACTTCGAAATTACCATTTTCATTTTCATCCCTAGCTACCTATACCCGAGACATGGCAGCCGGACCAGAGCCCTTGGGTGGACGACGACAAGGTACCCGGGCAGAGACGGCTCTGGCAGCTCCATCCCGCCGTCGTCACTTGTCAGCATGGCGATGACCTGCCCCATGGTCGGCCTCCTTGACCGATCTGACTGCACGCAGAGCAGCGCGACGTGCACGCACCTctgtgcctgccgcgccgcgaGCTCTTGGCCCGCGACGCCCAGCAGGTCGTCGTCCATGATGTCTCCTGCTCTCTTCTCTTCCCAGTGCTGCCACACCTGCAACCATGCCCAGGCAAAGTTACTATTCGTCGAAGGCTCCAAGCTGATaaaaaatgcaatgcaagataGGCAGCAAGGAATGAAGTTGCCCTGCACTAGCTACTCACGTATTCGACGAGGCCTTCGGATTTTTGGCCTTCGAACGTGTAGATCTTGTGGCCGGTGATGACCTCCAGCACCAGGACGCCGTAGCTGTACACGTCGGACTTGATCGACAGCAGGAACTTCCGGCCGGACGTGCATTCAGGCGCTATGTAACCACTTCATTCAGAACAACGAGAGGTTTATTACAAGACTGAAGGTTTATCTCATTcctttcatcaaatttcaagaAACTAATTCGAAAGCATGAACTACTTACAATGTTCCGGCGACCTTCTCCGTGCTCTCGTGGGTCTTCTGTTTATCGTACGTCCTCATGAGATCGAAGTCGGCGATCTTGGGGGTGACGTTTTCATCGAGAAGTACATTGTGTGGCTTCAAATCTCTATGAATGATTCCCTTGTCATGGAGAAACTGGAGGCCACGGGCGACCCCTAAGATGATGTTGAACCATGTAGCCCATTCTAGCTTCTGTGACTGGGAACATGCTGAGAAAGTGCAAGCCAAAATTTATATCTTTTTCCTTGCATTGGTACCAGAATTAATAAGAAACTTTTACTTGTTTACTTAAACTCACCTTTGTACCCGAATTTGTCGAGGCTATTATTGGGTACATACTCGTAGACGAGAAACTTCCCTTCGTCTTGGAAGCAGTACCCTAAAAACCTAACGAGGTTCTTATGGCACAAAGTGGCCACGATGGAGATCTCCCTCTCAAGTTCTTGCAGGTTCCGCTTGGAATCCCTGAGTCTTTTCACCGCCACTTCTCTTCCGTTCGCAAGTATGCCCTGCGACAAATAAACATCCCCTTCCATTATTTGTGAAAGAGAATCAACAATATGATGCTAAGTTGTTATAAACCCGCACAGGCTAATTATAATTAATATAAAGTTAAgtcttatagctaataattataattatctgtCTCACGCCTTCTTTCATCatttattaaatattctaacacatactctaaatatatatttatcgttatctagttgcaatagattttattttgtatcacacctccatgtgtgtttgatatatatttgattgaaccatttatttgtgaattgatattcttatctcttctatcACACATGAATACATGATGACACATGTCAtgagtagtatttttatataaacaatacaTAAATATTACATtgataatgatagaaatagtaatttagaattttatgttggtgcattttaatactttgttataattacataatttagatttagatttagGGATTACTTTAACATTTAACAATAACATAATTggaaaatttatatgcaaatttagggggttatttgcattatttttataatggcatagttAGGTATTTACATGAAGTTTAGGGGATTAATTTAGActtttataatggtagaggtgggtaattttgaTACATATTTAGGAaattactttagtctatttttataattgcagaggtgagtaatttattagaaaaaataacagatccaatgactattatgattagagttgtcggatTGATGGCCAGATGCTtttaatttttgtgagaatttctagaattcTCTATTTtgttagagtgtccacctacgatcctaggtggcttcatgtggaaGCTTCaatccaattagtaatagtaagatataaCCAGTAGGGGATAATCCTCTCCTGTTTCCTCAAAAAAATACCGCTAAATTGTTATAAATTATAAGAGAGATAAAATAGTGCTTTGGAATTCACAATTTTTCGCTAAAAATGATTAAGCATATTTATGTGATAATCACCTTGTACACTGTTCCAAATCCACCACTCCCTAGCTTGTTTCTATTTGAGAAGTGACATGTTGCAGCCTCAAGAACTTGGTAGCTGTAGAGTTGGCAGGTCATTCTCTCTCCATCCTTGTCCTCTTCATCTTCCATGCTCCATTGCCCGTCTTCTTGGTCATACATGTTCTCACCTGGAATGCCAGCTGCTGGACAAAATCAAAGCAGGGGCTGCAGGGGGCATAAAACGATACCAAAATGCAAATAAAAAGACAGACGGAAAACAGGAACAAAGATGTTGGCTTGAATCATCACCTACGACATGTTGCATCTTATTTGAATGCTTTCGACGACGATACCAGATGTGTACAAGAAGGATGACGGTGATAACCACTATTCCGGTTGCAATAGAAAGGATCAGCATTATGAGTGTCTTCGGCGTCTTCTTCCCGTGGCTTTGTTGCGCGAGCTGTGTTTCaactaaaaagaaagaaagcaaattAAGCAGAGGTAAAGTTATTCAATTCATCTGGCAGCCGGTCCTCTCCCTAGAAGTAGAGCACGCGGAAGTCATTATTTAAGATATGGAATTTGTCTTTTTAAATATTCCGCCCATTTAGGAAATAATGTTGTTGTTCCGACTGGAGCTAGCGGTTAATATCACGACATGCTTTGCCAGCTTGAGAGAGTGCATGATAAGAGACATACACGCACCATATAATCATACTCTCCCTCCTTCCAAAAAGAATGCAATTCTCGCTTCCCAAGAAGTCATCTAAttctaagtttgatcaaatttacaCAGAATATTACTAACATTAAGTCTATTTGGAGAtttagtatgaaaatatattacatAATTAATTGAATAATACTAATTTTGCAACATAAATATTAATACTATTTTgaataaatttggtcaaacttgaatttgtttgaacggagagttgcattctttttgTGAGGGAGTACGTAGCTGTGCATATTCATTTTCATACCACGTATATACGACTAGCTAGATGATACTCTCCCGTCCCAAATTACTAAttgttttagcttttctagatacatagattttTCTATGCATCTAGACATAACATATATCCGGATGCATAATAGAAAAAATATGCACCTAGAAAAAATAAAACGATTAACAATTTGATATGGAGAGAGTAGTACGCagccaccacctctagctaatgGTAGTACTAGAATGCATGTGAATCAACTATTTGTTTGTCTGTATAATCACAATATTCGAATCATGTTGTTACAGTTTCATTTTATTACTATtacccactactacagaatagacTTTTGTTCCAAGTCATTTAtcccggttacctttgggcccgggacaaaaggtggcttttgtcccgggtccaaaggctagccgggccagcggggggacatgggccttttgtcccgggtggagccaccaacccggacaaaaggccccccttttgtcccggttggtggctccacccgggacaaaaggtccaaccccttttatcccggttggtaacaccaacgcggacaaaagggtgacccttttatcccggttggtggtaccaacccggacaaaagggtgacccttttatcccggttggtggtaccaacccggacaaaaggcccctccacgtgatagttcaaaagagagttattctttactgagtcacatgtactacttagttgagttggcaaggaagccatgcgctaggcaataggtcttgggttcgaatcccgcagggcgcaaatattttttagtgcgagagacattttgtcccggttctaccacccgggacaaaagcctccagcgcttttgtcccggcggccgaattccggttccaaaaccgggacaaatggccatatggaaccgggacaaaagactatttttgtagtagtgacccTTTCCTCTTTGATGTATTTCTCAGAATTTTTAGACCAATTACTGCCCTTATCATCCTCTCTCCACGTCGCCTTATCGTAAATGCTTTCCTAAGGTCAGCAATAAGTAAGGATGGAAGCGGATTGGATTTTGTATATATTGAAATGGATTTGGATATTTCGGATATCTTGTTTCCTCCCCGTTTTCATCTTAGGTATGGAAGCGGATCAAATTCGGATGGAAACAGATTCTATTATTTTGGATATccatctttctatttttcttcccatttccatccCTAGCGACCACATGCACGGCCGGCTTTCCTTTTCTGGCATCCAGTTTCCTACCCTCTCCCCATTGTGCAGTAAAAAGATCACATACGTAAAGATAAAATGAGAACGTTTTCTAATTTGAGTTGACCAAGATTACTtataaaaaattgagaaaattAGAAACAAAATAGAATCAATTCTTTTTGAGATTAACAAAATAGAATCAGTTGGGAGTAAGGATATGCATGGAGTGCAAATATTACCGGGCGATGCGGCTGGTGGAGGCCGTGGCGAATAACCTGCAGGGGGCGCAAGGGGACTATGTACTGCAGCCGGCGGAGGCAAACGCGGTGGTGGGGTATgaccggcagggggcggcgcaAGGGGAGGAGGATGTGCAGCCGGCGCAGGCAAACGCGGTGGGGTCGCGTTGAACACGACGGTCGCCGTGTACTCGTCCTCGCGGAACACGGCGTCGACagccagggaggaggaggagttgtTGGAGTCAGGAGCCTGCCCGGAGCAGAAGGTCGGTACGTGCTCCGGCGAGGtgccggac from Panicum virgatum strain AP13 chromosome 7N, P.virgatum_v5, whole genome shotgun sequence includes the following:
- the LOC120682311 gene encoding proline-rich receptor-like protein kinase PERK9 isoform X1, with the protein product MMASPSPHMMLLLFLTSALLAAAVRPATSSSSPPPSGTSPEHVPTFCSGQAPDSNNSSSSLAVDAVFREDEYTATVVFNATPPRLPAPAAHPPPLAPPPAGHTPPPRLPPPAAVHSPLAPPAGYSPRPPPAASPVETQLAQQSHGKKTPKTLIMLILSIATGIVVITVILLVHIWYRRRKHSNKMQHVVAAGIPGENMYDQEDGQWSMEDEEDKDGERMTCQLYSYQVLEAATCHFSNRNKLGSGGFGTVYKGILANGREVAVKRLRDSKRNLQELEREISIVATLCHKNLVRFLGYCFQDEGKFLVYEYVPNNSLDKFGYKACSQSQKLEWATWFNIILGVARGLQFLHDKGIIHRDLKPHNVLLDENVTPKIADFDLMRTYDKQKTHESTEKVAGTFGYIAPECTSGRKFLLSIKSDVYSYGVLVLEVITGHKIYTFEGQKSEGLVEYVWQHWEEKRAGDIMDDDLLGVAGQELAARQAQRCVHVALLCVQSDRSRRPTMGQVIAMLTSDDGGMELPEPSLPGYLVVVHPRALVRLPCLGYR
- the LOC120682311 gene encoding proline-rich receptor-like protein kinase PERK9 isoform X2, which encodes MMASPSPHMMLLLFLTSALLAAAVRPATSSSSPPPSGTSPEHVPTFCSGQAPDSNNSSSSLAVDAVFREDEYTATVVFNATPPRLPAPAAHPPPLAPPPAGHTPPPRLPPPAAVHSPLAPPAGYSPRPPPAASPVETQLAQQSHGKKTPKTLIMLILSIATGIVVITVILLVHIWYRRRKHSNKMQHVVAGIPGENMYDQEDGQWSMEDEEDKDGERMTCQLYSYQVLEAATCHFSNRNKLGSGGFGTVYKGILANGREVAVKRLRDSKRNLQELEREISIVATLCHKNLVRFLGYCFQDEGKFLVYEYVPNNSLDKFGYKACSQSQKLEWATWFNIILGVARGLQFLHDKGIIHRDLKPHNVLLDENVTPKIADFDLMRTYDKQKTHESTEKVAGTFGYIAPECTSGRKFLLSIKSDVYSYGVLVLEVITGHKIYTFEGQKSEGLVEYVWQHWEEKRAGDIMDDDLLGVAGQELAARQAQRCVHVALLCVQSDRSRRPTMGQVIAMLTSDDGGMELPEPSLPGYLVVVHPRALVRLPCLGYR